One stretch of Armigeres subalbatus isolate Guangzhou_Male chromosome 2, GZ_Asu_2, whole genome shotgun sequence DNA includes these proteins:
- the LOC134212955 gene encoding trans-1,2-dihydrobenzene-1,2-diol dehydrogenase-like — MPPLRWGIVSAGTIAHDFVCAVSTLPESDHKVVAVAARGLENVQRFAELHGISAFHVGFEALAKDPKVDIVYIGAVNTVHYEVAIMMLDAGKHVLCEKPLCVNEGQAKALLDYARERKLFCMEGMWSRFFPAYNHLRERIKKADLGDIKEVKMELGFPISKVERIRMGHLGGGAVLDLGVYNIQLALWVFQEFPDEIVAEGELNEENVDIEMNVRLRFPCGGVAQMRTSGVKQLSNQAVITGNEGKIMLYDFWCPIELTDVDGTVRSYPLASSKIECILKNTVGLRYEAEECRKRIMTGELESQIMTHKDSLEVARVLDSIRKQIGIEYAEDFVFKLKRDSLK; from the exons ATGCCTCCACTGCGTTGGGGAATCGTTAGCGCTGGAACGATTGCACATGATTTCGTGTGTGCTGTATCAACATTGCCGGAGTCCGATCATAAAGTGGTAGCCGTTGCAGCCAGAGGACTAGAGAATGTTCAAAGGTTTGCCGAATTGCACGGAATATCAGCGTTTCATGTTGGTTTCGAAGCACTGGCCAAGGATCCCAAAGTCG ATATTGTCTATATTGGTGCTGTTAATACAGTCCACTACGAGGTTGCTATAATGATGCTCGACGCCGGTAAACATGTCCTTTGTGAGAAGCCCCTTTGCGTAAATGAAGGACAAGCGAAGGCTCTATTGGACTACGCCCGTGAGAGAAAATTGTTCTGCATGGAAGGCATGTGGTCTCGGTTCTTCCCGGCTTACAACCATCTGCGTGAACGAATTAAGAAGGCGGATCTTGGTGACATCAAGGAAGTGAAAATGGAGTTGGGTTTTCCTATAAGCAAGGTGGAGCGAATTCGAATGGGTCATCTGGGTGGCGGTGCTGTGTTGGATTTAGGCGTTTACAACATCCAACTCGCTTTGTGGGTGTTCCAAGAGTTCCCAGATGAGATCGTGGCCGAAGGGGAGTTGAATGAAGAAAATGTCGATATCGAAATGAACGTAAGACTTCGTTTTCCTTGTGGAGGAGTTGCCCAAATGAGAACTAGTGGGGTCAAGCAGTTATCCAATCAAGCAGTCATCACTGGAAATGAAGGAAAGATTATG CTTTATGACTTTTGGTGCCCTATCGAGCTAACCGACGTCGATGGAACAGTACGATCCTACCCACTAGCAAGTTCGAAAATTGAATGCATTCTCAAAAACACTGTTGGGTTACGTTACGAAGCAGAGGAGTGTAGAAAGCGCATTATGACTGGAGAACTTGAATCGCAGATTATGACACACAAAGATAGTCTAGAAGTGGCTCGAGTTTTGGATAGCATTCGCAAGCAAATCGGGATTGAATACGCAGAAGATTTTGTTTTCAAGTTGAAGCGAGACAGTTTAAAATGA